A region of the Chryseobacterium gotjawalense genome:
TTCCACTGGAATCGGGTCAGAATCCCAAAAACCACTGGCGGTTGTGATCATTGGCGGATTGGTTACGGCGACCGTTTTGACTTTATTAATTTTCCCAATTATCTTCTGGATTTTTAATAAAACTAAAAAATCAGATCAATTTTATGAGAATTAAAAATTTAACATAAATTTAATTCTTTAGTTTATGAAGGATATTTTTCGAACAAATCAGGGCTGATAAAGGGGGATTAAGAGTGTTAAACAGTTATCAATTATTATTAAAATTGATCTAAAACGAAAAATGTTCTTATAAAATTATTTATAGATTTTCTCACATAAATATTTTTCCGTAAATTTGCACTCCGGTATTTCGCTTATATAAGATGGTGTAAATCAATATTTTTGAATGTTCAACTTTTTTTTCTTAAAAAAGGTTTTCAATATTCAAAAAATGACTATATTTGCGCACCGAAAAAATGAATAATTAATTAAATAAATATTTAAATCATGGCAAAGGAAACGTTTAATCGTAACAAACCACACTTGAACATTGGTACCATCGGTCACGTAGACCATGGTAAAACTACACTTACTGCAGCAATCAGTAAAGTATTATCTGACAAAGGATTCGGAACAGCTAGAGATTTCTCTACAATTGATTCTGCACCAGAAGAAAAAGAAAGAGGTATTACAATTAATACTTCACACATTGAATATGAAACTGCAAACAGACATTACGCTCACGTAGACTGTCCAGGTCACGCCGATTATGTGAAAAACATGGTTACTGGTGCTGCACAAATGGATGGAGCTATTTTAGTAGTAGCTGCTACAGACGGACCAATGCCTCAAACAAGAGAGCACATCCTTCTATGTCGTCAGGTAAATGTACCTAATGTACTTGTTTTTATGAACAAAGTAGATATGGTAGATGACGCTGAATTATTAGAATTAGTAGAAATGGAAGTAAGAGACCTTCTTTCTTCTTATGACTATGATGGTGATAATGCTCCGGTAATTCAAGGATCTGCATTAGGTGGACTGAATGGTGATGCTAAATGGGTAGCAAAAATCGAAGAATTAATGGATGCTGTTGATTCTTGGATCGAACTTCCAGTTAGAGATGTTGACAAAACTTTCTTGATGCCAATTGAAGACGTTTTCTCTATTACAGGTAGAGGTACTGTTGCAACTGGTAGAATTGAAGCTGGTGTAATTAACACTGGAGATCCAGTAGATATCGTAGGTATGGGTGATGAGAAGTTAACTTCTACTATTACCGGTGTTGAGATGTTTAGAAAAATCTTGGACAGAGGTGAAGCTGGTGATAACGTAGGTCTATTGTTGAGAGGTATTGAAAAAACCGACATCAAAAGAGGTATGGTAATCGCTAAGAAAGATTCAGTGAAACCACACAAACACTTCAAAGCTGAGGTTTATATCCTTTCTAAAGAAGAAGGTGGTCGTCACACTCCATTCCACAACAAATACCGTCCACAGTTCTATGTAAGAACTACAGACGTAACAGGTGAGATTTTCTTACCAGAAGGTGTAGAAATGGTAATGCCAGGTGATAACGTAACTATTACTGTAGAATTGTTACAGCCAATCGCTCTTAACGTAGGTCTTAGATTTGCGATCAGAGAAGGTGGTAGAACAGTTGGTGCTGGTCAGGTAACTGAAATCACTGATTAATTTCTGAAAATATAATAAAGGTTCCGTAGGGAAACTTACGGAACCTTTTTTAATCTACGGGCATCGTCCAATGGTAGGATACCGGTCTCCAAAACCGTTGATCAGGGTTCGAGTCCTTGTGCCCGTGCAAATAAAAGATAATGAGTTTAGTAGATTTTATTAAAGGTTCTTATACCGAATTCAAAGACAGAGTAGAGTGGCCAAAGTGGCCGGAGCTGCAATCATCTACCATAGTAGTAACTATTGGTACCGTGTTAATGGCTATTTTTACTTTTGGTGTAGATTCATTGTTCAGTAAATCTATTGCGAATATGATATCGCTCTTTATCAATCTGTTCAATTAAAATTATTTTCCCAAAATGAGTGACTTGAAGTGGTATGTTCTGAAATCCATCAGTGGACAGGAAAATAAGGTGAAAGCCTATATTGAGAACGAAATGAAGCATTATGGCCTTGAGGATTTTGTAACTCAAGTAGTCATTCCTATGGAAAAAGTAATCCAAATTAGAAATGGTAAAAAGGTACCGAAAGAAAAACCTTATTACCCAGGATACTTAATGGTAGAAGCTAATCTTGTAGGAGAAGTTCCTCACATTATCAAAAATATCCCAGGAGTAATTTCTTTTTTGAGTTCAACCAAAGGGGGTGATCCTGTACCGATGCGTAAATCAGAGGTAAACAGAATGCTCGGTAGAATGGATGAACTTTCTGAGTTCGCAGTTGAAACTGCTATTCCTTTCGTAGTAGGTGAAAACGTAAAAGTAATCGACGGACCTTTCAATGGTTTCAACGGTACGGTAGAAAAACTACACGAAGACAAAAAGAAAATAGAAGTTTCAGTAATGATTTTCGGAAGAAAAACTCCAATGGAACTAAGTTTTATGCAAGTGGAAAAAGTATAATAAACTTATACATAAATTATAGAAAGAACCAATTTGATTGGTTCTTTTTTTATTTAATTCAAATTATCATTAAAAATCAATGTTTTACACTTGTGTAATTAAAAATTATTCTTAATTTTGCAATCCGAAATGTAGAGTTGTGATTTTATATTACTTCTTTGCAGATTTATAAATGCTTCCACATTCATAAATTATTTAATTTTATAAAAAATCAAAATGGCTAAAAAAGTCTTTAAAATGGTGAAGCTCCAAGTGAAAGGAGGAGCAGCTAATCCATCTCCACCAGTAGGTCCAGCCTTGGGTTCTGCCGGGGTGAACATTATGGAGTTTTGTAAGCAATTCAACGGAAGAACTCAAGACAAACCAGGACAAGTTTTACCTGTAGTAATTACAGTATTCGAAGACAAATCATTTGAATTCGTTATTAAAACTCCACCAGTTGCAATCCAACTTTTAGAAGCTAGTAAGCAGAAAAAAGGTTCAGGAGAGCCGAACAGACTGAAAATTGGTGCTGTTTCTTGGGATCAAGTTGGTAAAATTGCTGCAGATAAAATGGTAGATCTTAACTGCTTTACTATTGATGGTGCCCTTACTATGGTTGCCGGAACTGCAAGATCTATGGGATTGAGAGTAACAGGAACTAAACCAACTAACGCTTAAAACTTATAGAAATGGCAAAATTGACAAAAAAGCAAAAAGAAGCTTTAAGCAAAATAGAAAAAAATAAAATTTACTCCCTTGATGAAGCATCTGCTTTGGTGAAAGAAGTAAACTTTGCAAAATTTGACGCATCTGTAGATATCGCAGTTCGTTTGGGAGTTGATCCTAGAAAAGCGAACCAAATGGTAAGAGGAGTAGTTTCTCTTCCACACGGTACTGGTAAAGATGTGAAAGTATTGGCTTTGGTAACACCTGATAAAGAAGCAGAAGCAAGAGAAGCTGGTGCTGATTATGTAGGTCTTGATGAGTATTTACAGAAAATAAAAGACGGTTGGACTGATGTTGACGTTATCGTTACGATGCCAGCTGTTATGGGTAAATTAGGTCCTTTGGGTAGAATTTTAGGCCCAAGAGGTTTAATGCCAAATCCAAAATCAGGAACTGTAACCATGGAAATCGGTAAAGCTGTATCTGAAGTAAAATCAGGTAAAATTGATTTTAAAGTTGATAAATACGGTATTATCCATGCAGGAATTGGTAAAGTATCTTTCGATGCTGCTCAAATCAGAGAAAATGCTTCTGAATTAATTCAGACTTTACTTAAATTGAAACCAACTGCGTCAAAAGGTGTTTATGTGAAAAGCATTTACTTGTCTTCTACCATGAGTCCGGGTATTGCAATTGATACTAAATCTGTAAACTAAAATCTGTAAGACAATGACAAAAGAAGATAAAGTATTAGTAATACAAGAATTAAAAGAAGTGTTACAAGACGCGAAAGTTGTTTATGTAGCAAGTCTAGAAGGAATGAATGCTGCTGCGACTTCAGATTTTAGAAGACAGGCGTTCAAACAAAATATCACTGTAAAAGTTGTAAAAAACACTTTACTACAAAAAGCATTGGAGCAAATCGAAGGAGTAGATTACTCTGAAATGTTCCCTACTTTCAAAGGAAATTCAGCGTTGATGATTTCTGAAACAGCAAATGCTCCGGCAAAGTTGATTCAGGGATTCAGAAAAAAAGCAGAAGTTCCAGCTTTGAAATCTGCTTATTTACAAGAAACATTCTATGTTGGTGACGAAAACTTGGCTACACTTGTAAGCATCAAGTCTAGAGAAGAAATGATCGGTGAAATCATCACATTACTTCAATCTCCACTTAGAAATGTACTTTCTGCACTTCAAAATAAAGATGAAGCAAACGGAAACGCTGAAGAAGCTGCTCCAGTTGCAGAAGAAACCCCAGCCGAAGAAGCTGCTCCAGAAGCAAGCACTGAAGCAACCGATGCACCTGGTGCAGAGTAATTAGACTCAAAAAAAAATCAAATAAATCGTTCAACAATTAAAACATTATTAAAATGTCAGATTTAAAAAACTTAGCGGAAACGCTTGTAAACTTAACCGTTAAAGACGTAAATGAATTAGCTACTATCCTTAAAGATGAGTACGGAATCGAACCAGCTGCTGTAGCTGTAGCTGCTGTTGCAGGTGCAGGTGAAGCTGTTGAAGAAAAAACAGAATTCGATGTAATCCTTAAAGCTGCAGGTGCTTCTAAATTAGCAGTAGTAAAATTAGTTAAAGATTTAACTGGTGCAGGTCTTAAAGAAGCTAAAGATATGGTAGATTCAGCTCCGACTGCAATCAAAGAAGGTATCTCTAAAGACGAAGCTGAAGCTTTGAAAAAACAATTAGAAGAAGCTGGTGCTGAAGTAGAATTGAAATAATTCTTCCTCAACCTTATAATAAAGCCGTTTCCTTTTGGAACCGGCTTTTTTTGTTGTGTTCTTAAAGCGGATGATGGTAAGTAATGCTTTGATCGGTAGATTCTTTGCTTGTTTTGTCTTTTTTAAAGGTTTTTTTGGATATTGCTACAGAAAAGTAAAGGATCGTTCCATTGGAGGTGGTACATTAATTCTGAGAAGGCACCGAAAAGACCTTTTTTGAAAGTATGTTAATAAGGCCTCTGCCAAAAGGCTTGCTGTTTT
Encoded here:
- the tuf gene encoding elongation factor Tu; translation: MAKETFNRNKPHLNIGTIGHVDHGKTTLTAAISKVLSDKGFGTARDFSTIDSAPEEKERGITINTSHIEYETANRHYAHVDCPGHADYVKNMVTGAAQMDGAILVVAATDGPMPQTREHILLCRQVNVPNVLVFMNKVDMVDDAELLELVEMEVRDLLSSYDYDGDNAPVIQGSALGGLNGDAKWVAKIEELMDAVDSWIELPVRDVDKTFLMPIEDVFSITGRGTVATGRIEAGVINTGDPVDIVGMGDEKLTSTITGVEMFRKILDRGEAGDNVGLLLRGIEKTDIKRGMVIAKKDSVKPHKHFKAEVYILSKEEGGRHTPFHNKYRPQFYVRTTDVTGEIFLPEGVEMVMPGDNVTITVELLQPIALNVGLRFAIREGGRTVGAGQVTEITD
- the secE gene encoding preprotein translocase subunit SecE, encoding MSLVDFIKGSYTEFKDRVEWPKWPELQSSTIVVTIGTVLMAIFTFGVDSLFSKSIANMISLFINLFN
- the nusG gene encoding transcription termination/antitermination protein NusG translates to MSDLKWYVLKSISGQENKVKAYIENEMKHYGLEDFVTQVVIPMEKVIQIRNGKKVPKEKPYYPGYLMVEANLVGEVPHIIKNIPGVISFLSSTKGGDPVPMRKSEVNRMLGRMDELSEFAVETAIPFVVGENVKVIDGPFNGFNGTVEKLHEDKKKIEVSVMIFGRKTPMELSFMQVEKV
- the rplK gene encoding 50S ribosomal protein L11 gives rise to the protein MAKKVFKMVKLQVKGGAANPSPPVGPALGSAGVNIMEFCKQFNGRTQDKPGQVLPVVITVFEDKSFEFVIKTPPVAIQLLEASKQKKGSGEPNRLKIGAVSWDQVGKIAADKMVDLNCFTIDGALTMVAGTARSMGLRVTGTKPTNA
- the rplA gene encoding 50S ribosomal protein L1; this encodes MAKLTKKQKEALSKIEKNKIYSLDEASALVKEVNFAKFDASVDIAVRLGVDPRKANQMVRGVVSLPHGTGKDVKVLALVTPDKEAEAREAGADYVGLDEYLQKIKDGWTDVDVIVTMPAVMGKLGPLGRILGPRGLMPNPKSGTVTMEIGKAVSEVKSGKIDFKVDKYGIIHAGIGKVSFDAAQIRENASELIQTLLKLKPTASKGVYVKSIYLSSTMSPGIAIDTKSVN
- the rplJ gene encoding 50S ribosomal protein L10, translated to MTKEDKVLVIQELKEVLQDAKVVYVASLEGMNAAATSDFRRQAFKQNITVKVVKNTLLQKALEQIEGVDYSEMFPTFKGNSALMISETANAPAKLIQGFRKKAEVPALKSAYLQETFYVGDENLATLVSIKSREEMIGEIITLLQSPLRNVLSALQNKDEANGNAEEAAPVAEETPAEEAAPEASTEATDAPGAE
- the rplL gene encoding 50S ribosomal protein L7/L12, with protein sequence MSDLKNLAETLVNLTVKDVNELATILKDEYGIEPAAVAVAAVAGAGEAVEEKTEFDVILKAAGASKLAVVKLVKDLTGAGLKEAKDMVDSAPTAIKEGISKDEAEALKKQLEEAGAEVELK